Proteins from one Candidatus Zixiibacteriota bacterium genomic window:
- the mutS gene encoding DNA mismatch repair protein MutS, with translation MNSASSSKNSLTPLMRQYNLIKSRYPDKILFFRMGDFYEMFGDDAVKAAPILNIALTSRGHGNGERIPLAGVPHHSAEKYLARLLAAGEKVVIVEQTEDPRQAKGVVKREVIEVLTPGTATVEGVVEETETLYLAAVTEDAGDMAGLAYVDLLSGRFYLEEDRQDRILEKIRILAPREILYPLTGQESLLITRLKKDGLVRLSGYDEWNFDYQNGVRELCEFFSVGTLDGFGLGKMRAGLVSAGAILRYLKENHRTRLDHITRITPSYSDEYMVLDYNTIRNLELVKNLSENTENDSLFHAINRTVTSGGARHLKQNLLHPYKTLEPILYRRTGVKELHENRDLSLELPGYLKRLPDLERLAGRLGMRKINPRQLASIRDGLVVGKEIMERVRDLKAPIFKDMTGKYPDLGSLVKTISAALVEEPPLTANKGGLFRRGYAAELDGLKDSIREAKNYIASLQSTERERTGIPSLKVGFNKVFGYYLEVTKTHSARVPEDYIRKQTLVNAERYVTEELKSKEELILAAEEKIFAFEERLYGELIDRAAGSLKELVLASEYLSEIDLIAALANLAAEKMYCCPELDDGGDLEITGGRHPVIADLLPPGSFIDNDLSLASDGKRIMILTGPNMSGKSTYLRQTGLIVILAQMGSFVPAESARIGLVDRVFTRVGAIDNLARGQSTFLVEMIETSNILHNAGARSLILLDEVGRGTSTFDGLSIAWSVVEYINENIGARTIFATHYHELTGMAELYEKIFNCQVAVKRWEDQIIFMHKIIPGGCDDSYGIEVARLAGVPKKTVTRSRELLRLLESGKFSQSQMARGIQKTVNQRSLFDTVPSAVEEEMKKIDLEQTTPLEALRILNRLKEMTDEK, from the coding sequence ATGAATTCGGCTTCATCCTCAAAAAACAGCCTGACGCCACTGATGCGCCAGTATAATCTCATAAAATCCCGCTATCCCGACAAAATTCTGTTTTTCCGCATGGGTGATTTTTACGAGATGTTCGGCGATGATGCCGTGAAGGCGGCACCCATTTTGAATATTGCCCTGACCTCGCGAGGGCATGGCAACGGTGAAAGAATTCCGCTGGCCGGAGTTCCGCACCACAGCGCCGAAAAATACCTGGCCCGTCTGCTGGCGGCCGGGGAAAAAGTGGTGATTGTCGAGCAGACCGAGGATCCCCGTCAGGCCAAAGGGGTGGTCAAGCGGGAAGTGATTGAAGTCCTTACGCCCGGAACGGCTACGGTTGAAGGAGTTGTCGAGGAAACCGAGACGCTGTACCTGGCGGCCGTTACTGAAGATGCCGGGGATATGGCAGGGCTGGCTTATGTGGACCTGTTAAGCGGCCGGTTTTATCTGGAGGAGGACCGTCAGGACAGGATCCTGGAGAAAATCCGGATTCTGGCGCCCCGGGAGATACTCTATCCTCTGACCGGGCAGGAAAGCCTTCTGATTACGCGGTTGAAAAAAGATGGTTTGGTCCGCTTATCGGGCTACGATGAATGGAATTTTGATTATCAGAACGGCGTCAGGGAATTATGCGAATTTTTTTCAGTCGGGACGCTGGATGGTTTCGGATTGGGCAAAATGCGGGCCGGATTGGTATCGGCCGGGGCTATCCTCAGGTATCTTAAGGAAAACCATCGCACCCGCCTGGATCATATCACCCGGATTACGCCTTCATATTCCGATGAGTACATGGTTCTTGATTATAACACCATCCGCAATCTTGAACTGGTCAAAAACCTGTCCGAAAATACCGAAAACGATTCGCTTTTTCATGCCATCAATAGAACCGTCACCAGCGGCGGCGCCCGCCATCTGAAGCAGAACCTTCTGCATCCATACAAGACTCTCGAACCGATTCTGTACCGCCGGACGGGTGTAAAGGAACTCCACGAAAACCGGGATTTGTCGCTGGAATTGCCGGGTTATTTAAAGCGGCTGCCCGACCTGGAACGCCTGGCCGGGCGGCTGGGGATGCGCAAAATCAATCCCCGCCAGCTGGCTTCCATTCGGGACGGGCTGGTGGTCGGGAAAGAAATAATGGAGCGAGTGAGGGATTTAAAGGCCCCTATATTCAAAGATATGACCGGGAAATATCCCGATCTGGGCAGTTTGGTGAAAACCATCTCAGCCGCTCTGGTCGAGGAACCACCATTGACCGCCAACAAAGGCGGTTTGTTTCGCCGCGGCTATGCCGCCGAACTGGACGGGTTGAAGGATTCGATCCGGGAGGCCAAGAATTATATCGCTTCGCTACAAAGTACCGAGCGGGAGAGAACCGGAATACCGTCATTGAAAGTCGGTTTCAACAAGGTTTTCGGTTATTATCTCGAGGTTACCAAAACACATAGCGCCAGAGTTCCGGAAGATTATATCCGAAAACAGACCCTGGTCAACGCCGAGCGGTATGTAACCGAGGAACTCAAGAGCAAAGAAGAATTGATCCTGGCGGCCGAAGAGAAAATTTTCGCTTTCGAGGAACGTCTGTATGGCGAGTTGATTGACCGGGCGGCCGGGTCGCTGAAAGAGCTGGTTTTGGCGTCGGAATATCTTTCGGAGATTGATCTGATTGCGGCGCTGGCCAATCTGGCCGCGGAAAAAATGTATTGCTGTCCGGAGCTCGATGACGGCGGTGATCTGGAAATCACCGGCGGGCGACATCCGGTTATCGCCGATCTTCTTCCGCCGGGGAGTTTTATTGATAATGATCTGTCGCTGGCCTCGGACGGCAAGCGTATTATGATTTTGACCGGGCCGAATATGTCGGGCAAATCGACCTATCTGCGACAGACCGGGTTGATAGTTATTCTGGCCCAGATGGGTTCTTTCGTTCCGGCCGAATCAGCCCGGATCGGACTGGTGGACCGGGTTTTTACCCGGGTGGGAGCAATCGATAACCTGGCGCGAGGGCAATCGACTTTTCTGGTGGAGATGATCGAGACTTCGAATATTCTGCACAATGCCGGAGCCCGGTCGCTGATATTGCTGGATGAGGTTGGGCGCGGGACCTCGACTTTCGATGGTCTTTCGATTGCCTGGTCAGTGGTGGAATATATCAACGAGAATATCGGAGCGCGGACCATTTTCGCGACGCATTACCATGAACTGACCGGGATGGCCGAGTTGTACGAGAAAATTTTCAACTGTCAGGTGGCGGTCAAACGATGGGAGGATCAGATTATCTTCATGCATAAAATAATCCCCGGCGGGTGCGATGATTCGTATGGTATTGAAGTGGCGCGATTGGCCGGCGTACCCAAAAAGACGGTGACCCGTTCCCGGGAACTGCTTCGTTTACTGGAGTCGGGGAAATTTTCGCAATC
- a CDS encoding SPOR domain-containing protein codes for MKFRLIFILILAGGLYWPARADIYGLIRQGKIEEARREIEASSTVVRRDGSLLFYQALLEKSGEESFKFLEAAFKAELSPQYLEEDIYLMAQYYLARNDWGKVVSMADAYLQHWESGKYRNEVLRLAGLAHEKLDENERAESYRTRLIKENQNGHYALLGDIDRARILYGARDYSRAQKICRQIRNSDNAEAAVPALYMLSHYAIEQKRVDDAILYYNILKEGYPHAIGLDDLIDRFSQFERTTDDHRAERITGTVYSVQVGVFSIEKNAREMAERMKQYGQKVEIKDKIISDKKYHVVYVGRFVSAEEAMAFKTRLELSEKEVFQVIAR; via the coding sequence ATGAAGTTTCGCCTTATTTTTATTTTAATTCTGGCCGGCGGCCTGTACTGGCCGGCGCGGGCGGATATATATGGTTTGATCCGTCAGGGAAAAATAGAAGAAGCCCGCCGCGAGATCGAAGCCTCATCGACGGTGGTCCGCCGTGACGGGTCATTACTGTTCTATCAGGCCCTGCTCGAGAAAAGCGGGGAGGAGTCCTTTAAGTTTCTTGAAGCGGCCTTCAAAGCGGAGCTGTCGCCCCAATACCTCGAAGAAGATATTTATCTGATGGCGCAGTATTACCTGGCCCGGAATGACTGGGGGAAGGTGGTTTCGATGGCCGATGCCTACTTGCAACACTGGGAATCGGGGAAATACCGCAACGAAGTTCTTCGTCTGGCCGGTCTGGCTCATGAGAAACTGGATGAGAACGAGCGGGCGGAATCGTACCGCACCAGGCTGATCAAAGAAAACCAGAACGGGCACTATGCCCTGCTGGGGGATATCGATCGGGCGCGGATTCTATACGGGGCACGCGATTACAGCCGGGCTCAAAAAATCTGCCGGCAGATACGCAATTCCGATAATGCCGAGGCGGCCGTTCCGGCGCTCTATATGTTGTCCCATTATGCCATTGAACAGAAACGGGTCGATGATGCCATTCTCTATTACAATATCCTGAAAGAGGGGTATCCGCATGCCATCGGTCTGGATGATTTGATCGACCGGTTCAGCCAGTTCGAGAGAACGACCGATGATCACCGCGCCGAGCGGATAACCGGGACGGTTTATTCGGTGCAGGTGGGTGTGTTTTCAATCGAGAAAAACGCCCGGGAAATGGCCGAGCGCATGAAGCAGTACGGGCAGAAGGTGGAGATAAAGGATAAAATAATCTCAGATAAGAAATACCATGTTGTCTATGTCGGGCGCTTCGTTTCCGCCGAGGAGGCGATGGCGTTCAAAACCCGCCTGGAACTATCCGAAAAAGAGGTGTTTCAGGTTATTGCAAGATGA